The sequence below is a genomic window from Streptomyces sp. NBC_00289.
TACGCGGTGGCCGTCTACGGAGCCGAACTCGCCCGCACCCTCCACCGCGAGGCTCCAGGCATCCGCCTGCGCTTCACCCAGACGCCGCCGGGCATCGTCGAGGCGGCCGGCACCCTGCTCAGCACGACCGACGGCCTGCTGATGCCGCACGGCATCATCAGCGACTTCCCCACCACCGAGCTCTACCGCGACGGATGGGTCTTCCTCGTCGCGGAGGACAACGCCGAGGTCGGCGAACACCTCACCACCGACGACCTGGCGCGCCTGCCGTGGGTGACGTACCGGCGCACCTACGACGCCCCGGCCGTCCGGCAGCTCGGCATGCTCGGCATCGAGCCGAGGGTCGAGGTGTCCGTCGACAGCTTCCAGCTGCTGCCGTTCATGGTCGCCGGCACCCGGCGCATCGCCCTCATCCAGGAGCTCCTCGCGGAGAAGCTGCGCGGCCTGGCCCCGGTCCGGGTCATGCGGCCGCCCTACGAGGCGGTCCCGCTCCAGGAGGCCCTGTGGTGGCATCCCGTCCACACCCATGACGCCGCCCACATCTGGTTGCGGGAGACGGCCGCGCGGGTCGCCGCCACGGTGACGCCCGGTCCGGTCATCCACGGCACGGATGAGGGCGATCCGGAAGATCGATCGCGCGAGGGCTAGGCGCCGGGGGCGGACCGGCTCATAGTCGGGGCAGATCCTGACGCCCGCCGCTTCGGGCGCAGTCCCCCCGGGTGCGCAGACGCCCCACCGCCTGGCGACGGCCAGGACGGCGGCATGGCTCCGCACCCCCCGCCACCGCCCGTGGAGCCCGCATGCCCGGATCCGTCCCCCTGCCCGCGCCCGTCACCACCGCCGGCGCCACCCTGAGCACCGAGAACGCGGGTCCCCTGCGCGCCGCTCTCCTCCTGGCCGGAAGCTGCCTGCCCGTGCTCGGCGCCGTCCTCATCGCCCCCGTGCTGCCCCGGATGCAGGACCACTTCGACTCGGTCCCCGGCGCCAAAACCCTCGTCCCCGTCGTCCTGACCGTCCCCGCGCTCGCCCTCGCCCTGCTGGCTCCGTTCGCCGGCGTCATCGTGGACCGGCTGGGACGCAAACGCCTCCTGGTCACCGCGACCGTGCTGTACGCCCTGTTCGGCACCGCCCCGCTCTGGCTGCACTCGCTCGGCGCCATCGTGGCCAGCCGTGTGCTGGTCGGCATCACCGAGGCCGCGATCATGACCTGCTGCACCACGCTGATCGGGGACTACTACACCGGACACGTACGGGACCGCTACCTCGCCCTGCAGACCATGTGCGCCTCCGCCGCCGCGACCGCGTTCTTCGTGCTGGGCGGCGCGCTCGGCTCGGCGGGCTGGCGCGCCCCCTTCTGGATCTACGCCGTCGGCCTCCTGCTCGCCTCGGCGATGGCCGCCGCGCTGCCCAGGCCGCGACCCGGCGACGAGGCCGCCGCGGACGAACCGGCCGTCGGGACACGGTCGTTCCCCGTCCGGAGGCTGGCCGGGCTCTGCGCGCTCACCATGTTCGGCGCCGCGGTCTTCTACACCGTGCCGGTGGAGATGTCGTACCTCCTCGACGACCTGGGGGTGACGTCCACCGGGGTCATCGGTCTGGCCACCGCCCTCGCCAGCGCGGCCACCGTGGCCGGCTCGGTCGCCTTCACCCGGCTGCGCGGCGAGCCCGGGCACAGACTGCCCGCCGTCTTCGCCCTGTGTGCGGCCGGATTCGTCGTGATGGGCCTGTCCGGCAGGCCCGTGCTCCTGGTGGCCGGAGCGGTACTCAACTGCTTCGGCTGCGGAGTCCTGCTGCCCTCCCTGCTCACGGCGGCGATGTCCAGGCTGGACTACGCCGACCGCGGGCGTGGCACCGGCCTGTGGACGGCGGCCTTCTTCGCGGGCGAGTTCGTCTGCCCGCTCGTCCTGATCGGCGCCGAGTCCGTGGTCGGCAGCCTGTCCGGCGCCGTGGGCCTCCTCGGCCTCGCCTCCGCTCTCATGGCGGGGGGACTGCTGCTCGCCCGCCGCCGGGTGGCGGCGGTGACGGACGAGGGGCCGGCGGCCTGACCGTCCCCGCCCGCCGCGCCCTCCCGGGGCGCCGTCGGCCGACCCGCGCGCCGCTGTGGTCACCCCGGCTGTTCGGCAGTACCGCCGGCGTGCACGAGACTGTGCGGTGACCGTACCGTGCCGTTCGCCGGCACCGTGCGGGCAGGCACCGATCCGGGAGGGACCAACCAAATGATCATCTTCGGCACCAAGGGTTACCTGTACCAGCTGGCGATACTGACGCTGGTGTGCGGACAGTGCGGGAATCCGTCCGCGCACACGCTCAGGAAGCGCGTCACGAAGTTCACGCTGTTCTTCGTGCCGCTGTTCCCGATCTCCACGAAGTACGTCACGCAGTGCACCTTCTGCGGCGCCGAGCAGAAGGTGACCAAGGAGCAGGCCGACCAGTTGCAGGCGCAGGCCGCCGGCGGCCAGTCCTACGGGCAGCCGCAGCAGCAGCCCTACCAGTCCTGATCCGGACGGCGGAACCTGAACCCGGTCGCCCCCGCACACCCGCCCGGACCGTGAGCCGGTCCGGGCGGGTGCGGGCGACTGTGCCGAGGGTCAGGGGGTGAGCTGCCAGTTGCGGATGTACCCCACGTCGATGGACGCGACGTCACGGACCCGCAACTTCCAGGTGCCGTCGACGGGTTGGGCGGAGGCGTCCACCGTGAAGGTCTGGTCGACGTTGTCCGCCGAACCGCCGCTGCGGTTGAGGAGCGAGTACACGGTTCCGTCGGGACCCACCAGGTCCACGGTCAGGTCACCGCGATAGGTGTGCACGATGTCGACGTAGACCTGGGTGGTGGCGGAGGCGTTGCCGGGCCGGCCCGTGATGGTGAGCGGTGACTCGACGGCCGCTCCCGCGTCGGGAATGTCGACGCGGGTGGCGTTGGCGTAGATGTAGGCGATCCGCCAGGCGAAGTCCGCGGTGACGGCGGCACCGGTGCTGTCCGTGACGGTGACGGTCACGTCGCTGCTGCCGGTGGTGGTGGGCACGCCCGATATCCGGCCGTGCTCGTCGATGCTCAGGCCGTCGGGCAGACCGGTCGCCGTGTAGGTGAGGCTCGCGTCGGAGTTCGTGGTGTACGCGTCGATCTGGAGGCCGACCTGCTGGCCCACTCCGCTGGTCTGGTCGGCGACGGGGGCGACGTTGACGCCCAGCGCGATCCGGTCGCCGACGTTGATGGCGGCCCAGGCGCCGGCGACGGCGAGGTAGGTGTCGCTGTAGGCCCCGAAGAGGTCGGCGGCGGCCTGGAGGGTGGCGACGCGCGCCCCGGCGTAGTTGGTCGACGAGGTCATGTACGTCGTCAGCGCCCGGTACCAGATGCGTTCGGCGTTGCCGATGCCTATGCCCGTGACCGGCGCGCCGTCGGAGGTGGGGCTGTCGTAGGAGACACCGTTGACGGTCTTGGCGCCGCTGCCCTCGGAGAGCAGGTAGAAGAAGTGGTTCGCGGGGCCCGAGGAGTAGTGGACGTCCACGCTGCCGAGGGTGGAGCTCCAGTAGTCGCGGGAGGAGCCGTCCCGGGAGGGCTTGTCCATGTAGCGCAGCGGGGTGCCGTCCCCGTTGATGTCGATCTTCTCGCCGACGAGGTAGTCGGGGACGTCGGCCGGGAGGTCGGCGTGGAACTCCACGGCGGCGGCGAAGATGTCCGAGGTCGCCTCGTTGAGCCCGCCCGACTCGCCGGAGTAGGTCAGGCCCGCGGTGGCGCTGGTGACACCGTGGCTCATCTCGTGCGCGGCCACGTCGAGCGAGGTCAGCGGATGCGTGTTGCCGGACCCGTCGCCGTAGGTCATGCAGAAGCAGCTGTCGGACCAGAAGGCGTTGACGTAGTTGCTGCCGTAGTGGGCCCGGCTGTAGGCGGCGACCCCGTCGTTGCGGATGCCGTTGCGGCCGTGGACGTCCTTGTAGTAGTCCCAGGTCGCCGCCGCGCCGAAGGCCACGTCGACACCGGCGGTCTGCCGGTTGGCAGGGGTGCCGTCGCCCCAGACATCGTTGTCGTCGGTGAACAGCGTGCCCGTGCCGGAGGTGCCCTGGTTCAGGTCGTAGGTGCGGTGACCCGCCCGGTCGCCGTCGAGAAGCTGGTACGTCGAGCCCGACAGCGTGGTGCCGAGCGGAACCGGGCCGTTGAACTGTCCCGTGCCCGTTCCGGTGTGCACGCCCTCGTACTTCTGGATCGTCTTGCCAGACGCCGCGTCGGTGACGACGTGGAGTTCGCTCGGCGTGCCGTCCCGCTGGACACCCTCGACCACGGTCTCCCAGGCGAGGACCGGTTCGGCGGCGACGGCCCACACGACGAGCCGGGGTGCCTCGCCGACGGTCGCTCGCTCGGCGTCGGCCTTCTCGGCGGTGGTGAGCGCCTTGTGCCGGGCGGTGGTGGCGTTCACCGCGGGTTTGGTGGACGGGACGGCGAGGTCGCTCTCGGTGGCCGCGGACACGGTGGTGCTGCCGTCGTTCACATGGACCACGAGGTCGCCGCCGAGGACGGGCAGTCCGGCGTAGGTGCGGTCGTAGCGGGTGTGTGTGGTGCCGTCGACATCCTGCACGACGTCCTTGACCACGAGTTTCTCGCCGGATCCGAGGTCGAGTCGCCGCGCGGTGCCGGCGGCGGCCGCCTTGGCCTTCTTCAGGAGCGTGGCGCGCCTGGCGGGGGAGGTGGTGGCGGGGGCCGCGCCGGCGCGGGGCTGGGCGCTGATCCGGGCAGGGCCGGGGTCCGCCGGGGCGCCGGAGGCGGTGCCGCTCTGCAGGGCGAGGGCGATCATGGTTCCGGTGAGGGCGAGGGCTGTGGTGTGTCTGCGCCGGTGTGCGGTGCGGTGGAGCTGGGGCAAGGTCTTCTCCTTCTGCGACGGGACCGGCCCGGATCGCAGGCCGACGGGGCGAGCCGGCGGGATACGGCCGGCCCGGCTTCGCTGAACGGAAGGGGACGCCGCAGGAGCCGCCCGGCGCGGGAGTCCGTGTCGGCGGGAGCGTGCGCCAAGGGGAGGTGGGGAGAGGACGTGGGGGGAGAGTGAAGAAGCGTGGGGGGAGTGAACGATCGGTGAACGTCCGAAAGAAGGGTGACATCCGGCGCACAGGATTGTCATGGATGTGACAACACAACGGCTGGAACTGACCATTGCGTGCTGGGACTTCATCACCCACAGGAGAGGTTTCCAGCCGAAACCGAGGGCACGTCCGCAGACGGGCACCGGCCGGCGAACACGACGGCCTCGATGCCTCGGCCGCGGCGCTCCTCACATGACGGACTCACGGCTCTACCGCGGTGCGCTCCACTCACGGCCCTACGCCTCGACCGCGGTGCTCTCCACCCACGGCCCTACGCCTCAGCCGCGGTGCTTCTCCCCGGTCCTACGCCTCAGCCGCGTGCTCCTCGCCGACCCGGCGCCGCAGCCGGGGAGCGGGCCCGGGTCCCGTCGGCGGAGCGTCCGAGAGGAGACAGGCGAGGAGAGCGGCGGTGTCGTCGTGCAGGCGGCTGTGGCTGTAGGCCAGCAGGTCCTCGTGCAGGCGGTCCAGCAACTGCCGTGGCGACAGGGGCCCCCAGGAGCGGACGCGCTCCAGGACCGGGTAGAAGGAGCCGTCCGGGGCGCGGGCCTCGGTGACGCCGTCGGTGTAGAGCAGGAGTTGGTCGCCGACATGGAAGGCGTGTTCGTCCACGTGGTACGGCTCCCCGACGAGGACACCGAGGTTGAGCGGCGGCGCGGGCCGGGTCGCCTCCAGCTCCCACACCTGGCCGGAGCGCATGAGCAGCGGCGGTGGATGACCGCAGTTGACGATCCGGACGACGCGGGCGTCCGCGACGATCTCCGCGAAGACGGCGGTGACGAAACGCTCGCCGATCTCGCTGCCGGGGAGCTGGGCGGCCCTGCGGGTCATGCTCGTCTCCACCCGGCCCGCGAGGGCGGGCAGGTCACGCTCGTCGTGTGCGGCCTCGCGGAACGCGCCGACCAGGGCGGCGGCGGTCTCCACCGCGAGCAGGCCCTTGCCGCGGACGTCACCGATCAGCAGGCGTACGCCGTGCCGGGTGGGTACGGCCTCGAAGAGGTCGCCGCCGATGTGTGCCTCCGCGGCGGCGGAGAGATAGAGACTCTCCAGCTCGATGTTGCCGACACGGTGCGGGATGGGGCTGAGCAGGACGCGCTGCGCGATGTCGGCCACGAAGCGCACGGTGGCGAGCGTGCGTTCGCGCCTGGTGCGGTGGGCGGCCAGGATCGTGGCCAGGGTGCCGACCAGGACCGTGCAGAAGTACGCGGCCACGTAGTGGCGGTCCCACAGGTAGCCGACGGAGCGGCCCGCGCAGCACGGGGTGCCCGCCAGCAGCGCTTCGAATCCGACGGCGAACACGGTGATGCCGGCGACCGCCGCGGGCCCGTGGGCGAAGGCGCCCACGAGGGGAAGCGCCACCAGGAGGAAGCTCACCGGCCACTCGACCGGCGTCAGCGGCTCGATGACCAGGACGGCGATGACGTACAGGACGGGAAGCCAGCGCATCCACAGCGGTGGGGCGGGGAGCGCCGGGCCGCCACCGCCCGGCCGCGGCTCGTGGCGGTGGGACGGTGTGCCACGACGGAGCCGCCTCACCGAGCGCTCCCGCACGCGGACGCCGACGGACGGGTGAGGTGTCCCGATGCGGGGTTCGCGGGCGGTTGACATGCCTGACGGCTCGGCTGACGCGGCCTGCACACACGAAACTCCCGGCAGCGGATCTGGCAAGAGGTCCAGCCTCCTGTGCCGCGGCACGGCGTGCCGGTCATTGCTCCACTCAGCGGCATGTCCGGCGGGTGTCCCGGCGCAGGTGCCCGGGGCGCAGGCGCCGGCTCGGACGCGGTGCGTCACCCGCCGGGCGAGAGCCACGGCAGCGGGTCGGTGTAGCGCCCGTCGTAGATCACTTCGAAGTGCAGATGGGGACCCGTGGACAGACCCGTCGATCCGGCCGCCCCGATCGGCGCCCGGGCCGGCACCGTCTGGCCGACGGAGACCTGGAGGGCCGACAGGTGGCTGTACGTCGTCTCCAGGCGTTTCCCGGCGACGGTTCCGTGGTCGACGACGACGCGGTTGCCGTAGGCCTTGGTCATCGCGGCGAACACCACGCGTCCTTGCGCGGCGGCGGAGACCTGCGTGCCCTGGGCCGCGGCGAAGTCGACTCCGGTGTGCAAATTGGTCACCCCGGTCAGCGGGTGCACACGGGACCCGAAGGGCGAGGTCACGGTCAGGGCGCTCAGCGGCGCCACCAGCACACCGCCGGCCGCCTCGGCGCCGGTGCCCTCGGACGTGTCCTGGTCGACCTCCTTGTACCGCGGGAGCAGGGCCTTCACCTCGGTGAGGTAGACCCGCGCCCGGGCCGGGACGCGGCCCGCCTCGGTGACCGCTGCCGTCCCCTCCGCGTAGGCGGCGAGGGTGAGATCCACGAGGTCCCCGTTGACGGTGCCGTCGGTCCTGAGGTCGGTCACCTTCCCGGCGAGCGAGCAGTCCTGCCGGCCGAGCGCCATGATGGCGTCGGCCGGATCACGGGGCGAGGCATGCCCGTTGCCGTCGTCGTCCTTGCCCCAGGTCCGCCACCGTGGGTCGGTGAAGGCCGCGATGCCCTTCTCGCCGGTCAGTCGTCCGGTGCCGTTGCTCCAGCCGGAGAGCTGGTCTATCTGAGCGGCGAGCAGCGACGGTGTGACCACCGTGCAGGCCGAGGCCGCCTTGCGCAGCCAGGGAAGGTACGAGTCGTCGACGTGGGTGGCCGCGGCGGGGCCGGGGTCGGGCTCCTGGGGCCACAGGGCGGACAGGTCGCCCGTCAGCGCCAGGAAGCAGGACACTCCCACCAGCGCGGTGAGCCCCGGCAGGACCAGCAGTGTGAACGGGCCCGGACCGCGTCGGACGCGCTTGGGGGGCCGTTCGGACGGCCCCGCGGCTTCCTGCTCGTGTCTGCCTTGCTCGGGCGCCGCCGGCTCGTCCGCTGCCCGCTCGTCCGTTTCCCGTTCGTCCGGCCGGGTGTCGGTCACCGGGGAACTCCGCACGCCGACGACGGTTTCAGCGGAAACAAGGTGCTCACGAGCCGACGCTAAGGCTGTACCGCCCCGGTATCACGAAGCGCCGAGGCACACCCGCCTGCCCGAACGGGCAGACCATGTGTCCGCTCCGGCACATCGCAGGTGATCGACGTCCGCATTCCCGGGCGCAGGCGGGGCAGGCGCATCGAGTGCGAACCGGGAAGCAGCGGACGAGAGTCAGGAGGACACGCGATGCCGGGGCGGACGCCGACCCACCCGGCGTCGCGCGACCGGCGGACCGCATCCCGGCCGTACGGACCATGTCCCGTCCGCCGTGTGCGGTACCCCGGCGCCCGGCGGACCCGCGGAAGGAGTCCCTGTGACCACGTTCGTCATCACCGTGCCCGGCACGTTCGTCCACGGAATCTCCGAGGACACCTGCTCCGCCGTCGAGCGCAGCCTCCGCCCCCAGGACCCGAAGAACACGGACCTGGGTGAGAGCGAGGAGCTGAGCCTGCTGACGGTCGACGAGGACGGCATGTTCGCGGCCCGTGTCGAGGTCGAGGCCGCGGATCAGTCCGGTGCCGAGAGCGAAGCGGTACGACTGGTTTCCACCGCGCTGCGCGACAGCGGCTTCAGCGAGGAGGACGCCCCGCTGGGGGCGGCGATCGTCACCGGCATCGACAGCGAGTTCTGACAAGGCTCACTCGTCGCGGGCTCGCTCGCCAGGGGAGCGGACGTGCGGCTCGCCGCCGACAGCGGCTCCGCTCACCTTGTCGGCGGGCCGGCCCGCGGAGTGCGCGTCGCAGACCGGCCGGGAGGGCTCGGGGAGTCTCGCTGCCGTACCGGCTTCCGGCAGGGCGCTCAGGCGACCGGGAAGCGGAACGCGCCGGCGCTTCCGCCCATCGACAGCCAGATGTGACCCTCTTCCCTGACCAGTCGCAGCGCCACGTGGGCGCAGCCGGGGCAGCGGGCTGTGAGGCCGGGCTCGGGGCCGTAGACGTGCAGGTCGGCGAGCGGACCCGAGCGGGCACACTGCGGGCAGCGCCACCAGGCGGCGGTCGGCTCCACGGAGAGGATCTCCGAGAGCGGTCCGGCCAGGCAGTTGCCGTCCAGGTGGGCGGTGGTGTCGGCCACGAGGTCCTCCGGAGGGACGGGTGAGGGCGGACGGCGGATCAGCCGAAGCGTTCGGTACGGATGGTGGCCGGGTCCCGGCCCAGACCGGTGAGCAGGTCGGCGGCGGTCTCGACGAAGCCGGTGGGACCGCACACGTAGACCGGACTGGACGGACGCAGCCCGGCCGCCGCGTCCGCCAGGTCTGCGGCGCTGATGCGGGCGGGATCTCGGATGCTGCCCGGCGGGGGCTTGCGCGTGTACAGGAAGCGGACGTCGAGGCCCGGATGCCCGTCGTCGAGGTGGTCGCGGTACCAGACGTCGTCCCCGCCGCGCACGGAGTACACGAGGCTCAGCGCACTGTCCGAGCCGGATGCGCGGTGGGCCCGGACCATCGCCGCGAGCGGGACGATTCCCGAGCCGCCCGCCACCAGGAGCACCGGTTCGCCCGCTGCGGGCCGCCAGACGAACCAGTTCCCGAGCGGCCCCCTGACCTCGACGTCCATGCCGACCGGCAGGGCGTCGGCGAGATACGGCGAGACCTCCCCGTCGGGCACGCTCTGCACGCCCAGCTCGATCCGGTCGCCGTCGGCGGGCGCGGCCAGGGAATAGCTGCGTACGGCCTGGTAGCCGTCGTCGGCGGTCAGGCGTACGTCGACGTGCTGGCCGGGCAGGTGGCCGGGCCAGCCGGGGACGCTGAAGACCAGGGTGCGCGCGGTGGCGTTCTGCGGGCGGCGCTCGACGAGCTGTGCCCTGCGCCAGATGACGGCCACGGTCAGTCGCCCCAGTTCCGCTGCTCGCGCCACGGGTCGCCGTAGTTGTGGTAGCCGACGCTCTCCCAGAAGCCGGGTTCGTCCTCGTCCGTGAGCCGCAGTCCCCGCACCCACTTCGCGGACTTCCAGAAGTACAGGTGCGGCACGAGCAGGCGGGCCGGTCCGCCGTGCTCGGGGGACAGGGGGTCGTCGTCGTAGGAGTGGACGATCCAGGCCTGGCCGTCGAGGAGGTCCTCCAGCGGGAGGTTCGTGGTGTAGCCGCCGTAGCTGCTGACGACGACGTGATCCGCGGCCGTCTCCACGTCTTCGAGGAAGGCGTCGAGGGGCACCCCGCGCCACCGTGTGTCGAACTTCGACCAGCGGGTGACGCAGTGGATGTCGTGCACGGTCTCCTGCTGGGGCAGCGCCATCATCTCGTCCCACGTCCAGGCGTGTCTCTCCCCGAGTTCCGTGGTCACAGTGAACTGCCACGTGTCGACGGGGACCTTGGGCGTGGGGCCCGCCGACAGCACGGGAAACGAGTCTGTCGGGTACTGGCCGGGAGGCAGCTTGTCGGCCGGTCGACGGCCACGCCCCTGGAAGCCGGGGGAGAAAGTGTTCACGGCGTCATCTCCTGAGCACGTCTGACGGGGAGCGTGCGAAGGCCCACCAGTCAGTGTCGGGCGCGGGAGGCCTGTCCACCAGTCGGTTGCCCTGCTTGCGAGACCGAGGCGTCGTCGCCTTCCGGGGGCTCGGCGTCCGACACGCTAGCGGGCAGGAGCCGGTGAGGTTTGCCCGACCGCGCACCGCCGCTGGTCTCCCGGCGCACGGTCGGCGAGGACGGTCGTCCGCGCGCCGGCCCCTCCGACCGTGCCCTCGGCCGGCGGAAGGGCCCGGTTGGTCCACACCGGAGTGGGCACTTGGCGGTGAAGCGCGGCAGGCTGTCGCGGAGGTCTCCCCGGCTCCGGACGGGTCCCACGCGACCTCGGCTCGAAGCCGTCCGCGCTGCCCGCCACCGGCTGCGGGTGGCCCCGGGACGAAAGGAACACGGACATGCGGCAGTACGGCCCGGACCGGGACCACCGGCGCCCCGAAGGGGTCAGCGACGAGACCGTGGAGGCACTCGGGGCGCTGTCCAAGGCCCTGGAGACCACCGAACGGGCCAGAGGCCACCTCTACGGCTTCCATCAGCTGACCGGCACCGCGGACCTCCAGCTGGACCGGGCGGTCGAGCTGCTGCGCGAGGCCGGCCACGACGAGTGGGCGGACCGGGTGCGCACCGAGATCCTGGGCCGCAACGTCATTCCGGGGCACTGGACCTT
It includes:
- a CDS encoding LysR family transcriptional regulator translates to MNLASLDLNLVVALRALLEERNVTRAGRRVGLSQPAMSAALARLRRHFDDDLLSRVGGHYELTALGQVLMDRTSTACDLLERLFTSQADFDPATESREITIVASDYAVAVYGAELARTLHREAPGIRLRFTQTPPGIVEAAGTLLSTTDGLLMPHGIISDFPTTELYRDGWVFLVAEDNAEVGEHLTTDDLARLPWVTYRRTYDAPAVRQLGMLGIEPRVEVSVDSFQLLPFMVAGTRRIALIQELLAEKLRGLAPVRVMRPPYEAVPLQEALWWHPVHTHDAAHIWLRETAARVAATVTPGPVIHGTDEGDPEDRSREG
- a CDS encoding PP2C family protein-serine/threonine phosphatase; its protein translation is MSTAREPRIGTPHPSVGVRVRERSVRRLRRGTPSHRHEPRPGGGGPALPAPPLWMRWLPVLYVIAVLVIEPLTPVEWPVSFLLVALPLVGAFAHGPAAVAGITVFAVGFEALLAGTPCCAGRSVGYLWDRHYVAAYFCTVLVGTLATILAAHRTRRERTLATVRFVADIAQRVLLSPIPHRVGNIELESLYLSAAAEAHIGGDLFEAVPTRHGVRLLIGDVRGKGLLAVETAAALVGAFREAAHDERDLPALAGRVETSMTRRAAQLPGSEIGERFVTAVFAEIVADARVVRIVNCGHPPPLLMRSGQVWELEATRPAPPLNLGVLVGEPYHVDEHAFHVGDQLLLYTDGVTEARAPDGSFYPVLERVRSWGPLSPRQLLDRLHEDLLAYSHSRLHDDTAALLACLLSDAPPTGPGPAPRLRRRVGEEHAAEA
- a CDS encoding zinc-ribbon domain-containing protein; translated protein: MIIFGTKGYLYQLAILTLVCGQCGNPSAHTLRKRVTKFTLFFVPLFPISTKYVTQCTFCGAEQKVTKEQADQLQAQAAGGQSYGQPQQQPYQS
- a CDS encoding MFS transporter codes for the protein MPGSVPLPAPVTTAGATLSTENAGPLRAALLLAGSCLPVLGAVLIAPVLPRMQDHFDSVPGAKTLVPVVLTVPALALALLAPFAGVIVDRLGRKRLLVTATVLYALFGTAPLWLHSLGAIVASRVLVGITEAAIMTCCTTLIGDYYTGHVRDRYLALQTMCASAAATAFFVLGGALGSAGWRAPFWIYAVGLLLASAMAAALPRPRPGDEAAADEPAVGTRSFPVRRLAGLCALTMFGAAVFYTVPVEMSYLLDDLGVTSTGVIGLATALASAATVAGSVAFTRLRGEPGHRLPAVFALCAAGFVVMGLSGRPVLLVAGAVLNCFGCGVLLPSLLTAAMSRLDYADRGRGTGLWTAAFFAGEFVCPLVLIGAESVVGSLSGAVGLLGLASALMAGGLLLARRRVAAVTDEGPAA
- a CDS encoding M23 family metallopeptidase, whose product is MTDTRPDERETDERAADEPAAPEQGRHEQEAAGPSERPPKRVRRGPGPFTLLVLPGLTALVGVSCFLALTGDLSALWPQEPDPGPAAATHVDDSYLPWLRKAASACTVVTPSLLAAQIDQLSGWSNGTGRLTGEKGIAAFTDPRWRTWGKDDDGNGHASPRDPADAIMALGRQDCSLAGKVTDLRTDGTVNGDLVDLTLAAYAEGTAAVTEAGRVPARARVYLTEVKALLPRYKEVDQDTSEGTGAEAAGGVLVAPLSALTVTSPFGSRVHPLTGVTNLHTGVDFAAAQGTQVSAAAQGRVVFAAMTKAYGNRVVVDHGTVAGKRLETTYSHLSALQVSVGQTVPARAPIGAAGSTGLSTGPHLHFEVIYDGRYTDPLPWLSPGG
- a CDS encoding FAD-binding oxidoreductase; amino-acid sequence: MARAAELGRLTVAVIWRRAQLVERRPQNATARTLVFSVPGWPGHLPGQHVDVRLTADDGYQAVRSYSLAAPADGDRIELGVQSVPDGEVSPYLADALPVGMDVEVRGPLGNWFVWRPAAGEPVLLVAGGSGIVPLAAMVRAHRASGSDSALSLVYSVRGGDDVWYRDHLDDGHPGLDVRFLYTRKPPPGSIRDPARISAADLADAAAGLRPSSPVYVCGPTGFVETAADLLTGLGRDPATIRTERFG
- a CDS encoding M4 family metallopeptidase, with product MIALALQSGTASGAPADPGPARISAQPRAGAAPATTSPARRATLLKKAKAAAAGTARRLDLGSGEKLVVKDVVQDVDGTTHTRYDRTYAGLPVLGGDLVVHVNDGSTTVSAATESDLAVPSTKPAVNATTARHKALTTAEKADAERATVGEAPRLVVWAVAAEPVLAWETVVEGVQRDGTPSELHVVTDAASGKTIQKYEGVHTGTGTGQFNGPVPLGTTLSGSTYQLLDGDRAGHRTYDLNQGTSGTGTLFTDDNDVWGDGTPANRQTAGVDVAFGAAATWDYYKDVHGRNGIRNDGVAAYSRAHYGSNYVNAFWSDSCFCMTYGDGSGNTHPLTSLDVAAHEMSHGVTSATAGLTYSGESGGLNEATSDIFAAAVEFHADLPADVPDYLVGEKIDINGDGTPLRYMDKPSRDGSSRDYWSSTLGSVDVHYSSGPANHFFYLLSEGSGAKTVNGVSYDSPTSDGAPVTGIGIGNAERIWYRALTTYMTSSTNYAGARVATLQAAADLFGAYSDTYLAVAGAWAAINVGDRIALGVNVAPVADQTSGVGQQVGLQIDAYTTNSDASLTYTATGLPDGLSIDEHGRISGVPTTTGSSDVTVTVTDSTGAAVTADFAWRIAYIYANATRVDIPDAGAAVESPLTITGRPGNASATTQVYVDIVHTYRGDLTVDLVGPDGTVYSLLNRSGGSADNVDQTFTVDASAQPVDGTWKLRVRDVASIDVGYIRNWQLTP
- a CDS encoding sulfite oxidase-like oxidoreductase, yielding MNTFSPGFQGRGRRPADKLPPGQYPTDSFPVLSAGPTPKVPVDTWQFTVTTELGERHAWTWDEMMALPQQETVHDIHCVTRWSKFDTRWRGVPLDAFLEDVETAADHVVVSSYGGYTTNLPLEDLLDGQAWIVHSYDDDPLSPEHGGPARLLVPHLYFWKSAKWVRGLRLTDEDEPGFWESVGYHNYGDPWREQRNWGD
- a CDS encoding DUF6510 family protein — protein: MADTTAHLDGNCLAGPLSEILSVEPTAAWWRCPQCARSGPLADLHVYGPEPGLTARCPGCAHVALRLVREEGHIWLSMGGSAGAFRFPVA